The following proteins come from a genomic window of Anguilla rostrata isolate EN2019 chromosome 17, ASM1855537v3, whole genome shotgun sequence:
- the nptx2a gene encoding neuronal pentraxin-2a isoform X1, with product MFVFVVGLLYFYALGSGRIVRGHDAKGTRFVCSAIPKNVDPSCSFPPNPMQSTSAQEDELKGTVMQLRETVLQQRETIVNQQGTIKELTSKLSRCETSALDSPNDGKYPGQGLWRQDYGKNTMGDLPRDPAETIDHLGKTMQSLKDRLGNLEQQIRTNGSAAAPSGEMRDLLKGRLSELEKQLLGKVAELEEEKSQLYNETTAHRQRTENTLNQLLERITELERGNSKFKSPEEFKLSLPLRTNYLYGRIKKSLPEMYAFTICMWLKSSASPGIGTPFSYGVPGQANEIVLIEWGTNPMELLVNDKVAQLPLSVGDGHWHHVCITWTTRDGYWEAYQDGEKLGSGENLAPWHPIKPGGAIILGQEQDIVGGRFDATQAFVGELSQFNVWDRVLRPADIEGLANCSSYMPGNVVPWVDSNVEVFGGATKWALEMCEDRVYDS from the exons ATGTTCGTCTTCGTCGTTGGACTGCTTTACTTTTACGCGCTGGGTAGCGGGAGAATTGTGCGAGGTCATGACGCCAAGGGTACCCGCTTTGTTTGCAGTGCGATTCCCAAAAACGTGGATCCGAGCTGCTCGTTTCCCCCGAATCCCATGCAGAGCACGAGTGCGCAGGAGGACGAGCTGAAGGGCACGGTCATGCAGCTGCGCGAGACCGTTCTGCAGCAGCGGGAGACCATAGTTAACCAACAGGGCACAATCAAGGAGCTGACCTCGAAACTTTCGCGCTGCGAGACCTCCGCCCTGGACTCACCAAATGACGGAAAATATCCAGGTCAAGGGTTGTGGAGACAAGACTACGGCAAAAACACCATGGGGGACCTCCCTCGGGACCCGGCGGAAACTATCGACCACCTCGGAAAGACCATGCAAAGTCTTAAGGATCGGCTCGGGAATTTGGAG CAGCAGATACGGACGAACGGGTCGGCCGCGGCGCCCTCCGGCGAGATGCGCGACCTGCTGAAGGGCCGGCTGAGCGAGCTGGAGAAGCAGCTCCTCGGCAAAGTGgccgagctggaggaggagaagtcCCAGCTGTACAACGAGACCACGGCCCACCGCCAGCGCACCGAGAACACCCTCAACCAGCTGCTGGAGAGGATCACCGAGCTGGAGAGAG GAAACAGCAAGTTTAAATCGCCGGAGGAGTTCAAGCTGTCCCTGCCGCTGCGCACCAACTACCTGTACGGGCGCATTAAGAAGAGCCTGCCGGAGATGTACGCCTTCACCATCTGCATGTGGCTCAAGTCCAGCGCCAGCCCCGGCATCGGGACCCCCTTCTCCTACGGCGTGCCTGGCCAGGCCAACGAGATCGTGCTCATCGAGTGGGGCACCAACCCCATGGAGCTGCTGGTCAATGACAAG GTGGCACAGCTGCCCCTGTCAGTGGGCGACGGGCACTGGCACCACGTCTGCATCACCTGGACGACCAGGGACGGGTACTGGGAGGCCTATCAGGATGGGGAGAAGCTGGGCTCCGGCGAGAACCTGGCCCCCTGGCACCCAATTAAACCGGGAGGAGCCATCATCCTGGGCCAGGAGCAG GACATCGTAGGCGGGCGTTTCGATGCCACCCAGGCGTTTGTCGGGGAGCTGAGCCAGTTCAACGTGTGGGACCGCGTCCTGCGGCCGGCCGACATCGAGGGCCTGGCCAACTGCTCCTCGTACATGCCGGGGAACGTGGTGCCCTGGGTGGACAGCAACGTGGAAGTGTTCGGCGGCGCCACCAAGTGGGCACTGGAGATGTGCGAGGACCGCGTGTACGACTCGTAA
- the nptx2a gene encoding neuronal pentraxin-2a isoform X2, which yields MFVFVVGLLYFYALGSGRIVRGHDAKGTRFVCSAIPKNVDPSCSFPPNPMQSTSAQEDELKGTVMQLRETVLQQRETIVNQQGTIKELTSKLSRCETSALDSPNDGKYPGQGLWRQDYGKNTMGDLPRDPAETIDHLGKTMQSLKDRLGNLEQIRTNGSAAAPSGEMRDLLKGRLSELEKQLLGKVAELEEEKSQLYNETTAHRQRTENTLNQLLERITELERGNSKFKSPEEFKLSLPLRTNYLYGRIKKSLPEMYAFTICMWLKSSASPGIGTPFSYGVPGQANEIVLIEWGTNPMELLVNDKVAQLPLSVGDGHWHHVCITWTTRDGYWEAYQDGEKLGSGENLAPWHPIKPGGAIILGQEQDIVGGRFDATQAFVGELSQFNVWDRVLRPADIEGLANCSSYMPGNVVPWVDSNVEVFGGATKWALEMCEDRVYDS from the exons ATGTTCGTCTTCGTCGTTGGACTGCTTTACTTTTACGCGCTGGGTAGCGGGAGAATTGTGCGAGGTCATGACGCCAAGGGTACCCGCTTTGTTTGCAGTGCGATTCCCAAAAACGTGGATCCGAGCTGCTCGTTTCCCCCGAATCCCATGCAGAGCACGAGTGCGCAGGAGGACGAGCTGAAGGGCACGGTCATGCAGCTGCGCGAGACCGTTCTGCAGCAGCGGGAGACCATAGTTAACCAACAGGGCACAATCAAGGAGCTGACCTCGAAACTTTCGCGCTGCGAGACCTCCGCCCTGGACTCACCAAATGACGGAAAATATCCAGGTCAAGGGTTGTGGAGACAAGACTACGGCAAAAACACCATGGGGGACCTCCCTCGGGACCCGGCGGAAACTATCGACCACCTCGGAAAGACCATGCAAAGTCTTAAGGATCGGCTCGGGAATTTGGAG CAGATACGGACGAACGGGTCGGCCGCGGCGCCCTCCGGCGAGATGCGCGACCTGCTGAAGGGCCGGCTGAGCGAGCTGGAGAAGCAGCTCCTCGGCAAAGTGgccgagctggaggaggagaagtcCCAGCTGTACAACGAGACCACGGCCCACCGCCAGCGCACCGAGAACACCCTCAACCAGCTGCTGGAGAGGATCACCGAGCTGGAGAGAG GAAACAGCAAGTTTAAATCGCCGGAGGAGTTCAAGCTGTCCCTGCCGCTGCGCACCAACTACCTGTACGGGCGCATTAAGAAGAGCCTGCCGGAGATGTACGCCTTCACCATCTGCATGTGGCTCAAGTCCAGCGCCAGCCCCGGCATCGGGACCCCCTTCTCCTACGGCGTGCCTGGCCAGGCCAACGAGATCGTGCTCATCGAGTGGGGCACCAACCCCATGGAGCTGCTGGTCAATGACAAG GTGGCACAGCTGCCCCTGTCAGTGGGCGACGGGCACTGGCACCACGTCTGCATCACCTGGACGACCAGGGACGGGTACTGGGAGGCCTATCAGGATGGGGAGAAGCTGGGCTCCGGCGAGAACCTGGCCCCCTGGCACCCAATTAAACCGGGAGGAGCCATCATCCTGGGCCAGGAGCAG GACATCGTAGGCGGGCGTTTCGATGCCACCCAGGCGTTTGTCGGGGAGCTGAGCCAGTTCAACGTGTGGGACCGCGTCCTGCGGCCGGCCGACATCGAGGGCCTGGCCAACTGCTCCTCGTACATGCCGGGGAACGTGGTGCCCTGGGTGGACAGCAACGTGGAAGTGTTCGGCGGCGCCACCAAGTGGGCACTGGAGATGTGCGAGGACCGCGTGTACGACTCGTAA